One window of Alkaliphilus metalliredigens QYMF genomic DNA carries:
- a CDS encoding alpha/beta fold hydrolase yields MIIVGTIFLTILASLTIWIFIAGPKLPAETDAIIDEVLNNELPELFTGKTGVVTSDGLDIWYENISPEGQSKGTVLLNIGMGASALDWPPKFVREFVDSGYQVIRYDQRGTGMSDWVADWDNKNPYSLVDMAGDAVAVLDALQINEAHIVGLSMGGMIAQEIAINHPDRVTTLTLMLTTGHAIDPELPGLTSRYFFSSMVKGIPLLKYRIAGGEKNLIKGRIAKTISGLGYDVDIKEIAEVALYDLRKRKGFNMMVLFQHRRAVEISPSRYDKLKTIEIPTLVIHGTDDRFMPIEHGKKLVELIPNAKGLWIDGMGHVFPVPDMDTLIKNIVSHFEGLS; encoded by the coding sequence ATGATTATAGTTGGTACTATTTTTTTAACGATTTTAGCAAGCTTAACAATTTGGATCTTTATAGCAGGTCCAAAACTCCCAGCAGAAACGGATGCTATTATCGATGAGGTACTAAATAATGAGTTGCCCGAACTGTTTACTGGTAAAACAGGTGTTGTTACATCAGACGGTTTGGATATTTGGTATGAGAATATTTCTCCTGAAGGTCAGTCGAAAGGGACAGTTTTGCTTAACATTGGAATGGGAGCGAGTGCTTTAGATTGGCCTCCAAAATTTGTGCGGGAATTTGTTGACTCCGGCTATCAGGTAATTCGTTACGACCAAAGAGGAACAGGGATGTCTGATTGGGTTGCTGATTGGGATAATAAAAATCCATATTCGTTAGTAGATATGGCAGGAGATGCTGTTGCGGTACTAGATGCACTTCAAATAAATGAAGCACATATTGTTGGGCTATCTATGGGAGGGATGATAGCACAAGAAATTGCTATCAATCATCCTGATAGAGTTACCACTCTTACGCTGATGTTGACAACGGGTCATGCTATAGATCCTGAATTACCAGGACTAACCTCGCGTTACTTTTTTAGTTCTATGGTGAAGGGAATTCCATTGTTAAAGTATCGTATAGCAGGTGGTGAGAAAAATTTGATTAAGGGACGGATTGCGAAAACAATTAGTGGGTTAGGATATGACGTCGACATCAAAGAAATTGCTGAGGTGGCTTTATATGATCTTCGAAAGCGAAAGGGTTTTAACATGATGGTATTATTTCAACATCGCAGAGCTGTGGAAATTTCACCATCACGATATGATAAACTAAAAACGATAGAAATTCCTACTCTAGTAATTCATGGAACAGACGATCGGTTTATGCCAATTGAACATGGAAAGAAACTGGTGGAACTGATACCAAATGCAAAGGGCTTGTGGATAGATGGTATGGGTCATGTCTTTCCTGTACCAGATATGGATACTTTAATAAAAAATATAGTTTCACATTTTGAGGGTTTATCATAA
- a CDS encoding sensor histidine kinase, whose amino-acid sequence MIINIYVYRTIKEDYLRDKEMNLLTQANMIATRTTEAIYESNHQFDQFALKEMMQSFDAQIQGRILIADENRIIVYDSFHEFNNKKLEHPNIIRSIKGETVVREYHSEQYGRTMYTSVPITRQSHVVGVVFLSVSLEHVYDRIANVSNRLIVMSFLGLGMITVISILFANLITKPIKRLTETMQKTAQGKFGGRIPIKGNDEISQLGVAYNLMSTKLSQIDKQRRDFVANVSHELKTPLTSMKLLSESLLMQEGGDIAIYREFLSDIDTEIDRLNKIIESLLMLVDLNEDKLTIEYEITYVNYLVEKVTQSIKPLAEQKKIKIIINQWHKIQIYLDQGKIHQALTNIIYNAVKYTEDGGKVVITLYREGNRAIIKIADNGIGISEEELPYIFERFYRVDSARSRKTGGSGLGLSISEQIIHLHQGTIEVESKEHKGTTVYVKLPIDLKTGL is encoded by the coding sequence ATGATTATTAATATATATGTATACCGCACAATTAAAGAAGATTACTTAAGAGATAAAGAAATGAATTTACTCACCCAGGCCAATATGATAGCTACCCGGACTACTGAAGCCATTTATGAATCAAATCATCAATTCGATCAATTTGCGTTGAAGGAAATGATGCAATCTTTTGATGCACAAATACAAGGTAGGATTTTAATTGCTGATGAAAATAGGATTATCGTATACGACTCTTTTCATGAGTTTAATAATAAAAAATTAGAGCATCCAAATATTATTAGAAGTATTAAAGGAGAAACTGTTGTCCGAGAATATCATTCTGAACAGTATGGACGGACCATGTATACCAGTGTGCCGATTACGAGACAAAGTCATGTTGTGGGTGTGGTTTTTTTATCGGTATCCCTAGAACATGTTTACGATAGAATTGCTAATGTTTCTAATCGCCTGATTGTTATGTCTTTTTTGGGTTTGGGAATGATTACTGTGATTAGTATTTTATTTGCAAATCTGATTACAAAACCGATTAAACGATTGACGGAAACGATGCAAAAAACTGCTCAGGGAAAGTTTGGTGGACGCATTCCCATAAAGGGAAATGATGAAATAAGCCAATTAGGAGTAGCCTATAACTTAATGAGTACAAAACTAAGTCAAATAGACAAGCAAAGAAGAGACTTTGTGGCCAATGTATCCCATGAATTAAAGACACCATTAACTTCAATGAAGCTACTTTCAGAATCCTTACTTATGCAAGAAGGTGGAGATATTGCCATCTATAGAGAGTTTTTAAGTGATATAGATACGGAGATAGACAGACTCAATAAAATTATAGAAAGTCTATTAATGCTAGTAGATCTAAATGAAGATAAATTAACAATAGAGTATGAAATCACCTATGTGAACTATTTAGTTGAAAAGGTTACGCAATCCATCAAACCTTTAGCTGAACAAAAAAAAATAAAAATCATTATTAACCAGTGGCATAAGATTCAAATATATTTAGATCAAGGCAAAATTCATCAAGCACTGACAAATATCATTTACAATGCAGTCAAATATACTGAAGATGGTGGGAAGGTTGTCATTACACTCTATCGTGAAGGTAATCGTGCCATCATTAAAATCGCTGATAATGGTATTGGTATTTCTGAAGAAGAACTGCCCTATATATTTGAACGATTCTATCGAGTAGACAGTGCTCGGTCAAGAAAAACAGGAGGATCTGGATTGGGATTATCAATATCTGAACAAATTATACACCTTCACCAAGGAACCATTGAAGTGGAGAGTAAAGAACACAAAGGAACAACTGTTTATGTCAAATTGCCCATAGATTTAAAGACAGGGTTATAG
- the selD gene encoding selenide, water dikinase SelD, with protein sequence MTASAGUAGKIGPDVLAQVLCHIPRIKDEKLIVGLETSDDAAVYQIDEERALVQTLDFFTPVVDDPYTYGQIAAANSLSDVYAMGGQPLTAMNIVCFPSCLSPDVLKEILKGGADKIMEANCLLVGGHTVEDNEPKYGLSVTGMVSPHEIWTNAGAKVGEYLILTKPIGTGVLNTAIKVDMVDESQYEDAVKVMVTLNKYGMEALKDFNISACTDITGFGLLGHAYEMAKGSHVSLEIYSDQVPFIAGVKEFARMGIIPGGMYANKKHIEKDVNVNGDVEEVIMDLLYDPQTSGGLLVSIAEEQVEEAIEKLTELNLTEFAVIGKVVEKDEFTIYIK encoded by the coding sequence ATGACGGCTAGTGCAGGCTGAGCGGGCAAAATTGGACCCGATGTCCTGGCACAGGTGCTGTGTCATATACCGAGAATAAAAGATGAAAAACTCATTGTTGGATTAGAAACATCAGATGACGCTGCTGTTTATCAAATTGATGAAGAGCGGGCGCTGGTACAAACATTAGACTTCTTTACTCCTGTTGTTGATGACCCTTATACATATGGACAAATAGCAGCAGCAAATTCCCTAAGTGACGTCTATGCCATGGGGGGACAACCACTCACTGCCATGAATATCGTATGTTTTCCTAGTTGTTTGTCTCCAGATGTTCTTAAAGAGATCCTTAAGGGTGGGGCAGATAAAATAATGGAAGCTAATTGCTTGTTAGTAGGGGGACACACAGTAGAGGATAACGAGCCAAAATATGGACTGTCTGTTACTGGCATGGTTTCTCCCCATGAGATTTGGACTAATGCTGGGGCTAAAGTTGGGGAATACTTAATTTTAACTAAGCCAATTGGGACAGGAGTCCTGAACACAGCAATCAAAGTAGACATGGTAGATGAAAGTCAATATGAGGACGCAGTCAAAGTGATGGTGACCCTCAATAAGTACGGGATGGAGGCACTGAAAGATTTCAACATTTCAGCTTGTACAGATATTACTGGTTTTGGTTTATTAGGCCATGCCTATGAAATGGCAAAGGGAAGCCATGTTTCGCTGGAAATATACAGTGATCAAGTACCTTTCATAGCCGGGGTTAAAGAATTTGCTAGAATGGGGATTATTCCAGGTGGTATGTACGCCAACAAAAAGCATATTGAAAAAGATGTAAATGTCAACGGTGACGTGGAGGAAGTGATAATGGATTTATTATATGATCCACAAACTTCTGGAGGACTATTGGTATCAATAGCTGAAGAACAAGTAGAAGAGGCTATAGAGAAGCTCACAGAGCTAAATTTAACTGAGTTTGCTGTCATAGGGAAAGTCGTTGAAAAAGATGAATTTACAATCTATATAAAATAA
- the selB gene encoding selenocysteine-specific translation elongation factor: MENIVIGTAGHIDHGKTTLIKALTGRETDRLKEEKKRGISIELGFTYFDLPSGKRAGIIDVPGHEKFIRNMLAGVGGMDIVLLVVAADEGVMPQTKEHLDIISVLNIKKGIIVITKAGLVDEEWLELVKADIKERVKDTFLRDADMMAVDSVNQIGIKELVEKIDHLTNETGPRDTNSPARMPIDRVFTITGFGTVVTGTLGQGKITVEDTMEILPAKQKVRIRNIQVHGKSVKTAYAGQRVAINLANVKKEEIERGFILAQIDSLEATMMIDAKFNMLKDAQRIIKNRDRVRIYHGSAEVLARVSLLGTDELLPGESSFVQFRLEELTAIKKDDPLVIRLYSPMETLGGAIVIDGNPQKHKRFDQKVIEDLALREKGTLKEVIEKQVERYSNEYPDISFISKTMGLQLTEVKEQIQLLEQEDKVVFLGSGHVLHQKYFGDLKEKSLTLLSSYHEGNPLRKGMLKEELISRLFTTKFNKVADSFLQKLFEAGEIKIYQKYVAMSTFQVKFNEQHQKIRALLEKAYGEQFYNPPRLEDVTKQLPFDNEIINQVIEAIMDEVLIKISSDITLHMDAYKEAKNKLSDHIEKNGKITLSEFRDLLDTSRKFAVAILEHFDNHKITKRLGDTRVLM, translated from the coding sequence GTGGAAAACATAGTAATCGGAACAGCGGGACATATTGATCATGGAAAGACAACGCTGATCAAGGCACTGACAGGCAGGGAAACAGATCGATTAAAGGAAGAGAAAAAAAGAGGGATTTCAATTGAGTTGGGTTTTACATATTTTGACCTGCCAAGTGGTAAAAGAGCAGGTATTATTGATGTACCAGGACATGAAAAATTTATTAGAAATATGTTGGCTGGTGTTGGTGGTATGGATATTGTTTTGTTGGTTGTGGCAGCTGACGAAGGGGTTATGCCACAAACCAAGGAACATTTAGATATTATTTCTGTATTAAATATTAAAAAGGGTATCATTGTGATTACCAAGGCGGGATTAGTAGATGAGGAGTGGCTAGAATTAGTTAAGGCAGATATAAAGGAAAGGGTGAAGGATACCTTTTTAAGAGACGCAGATATGATGGCAGTCGACTCCGTTAATCAAATAGGCATTAAAGAATTGGTTGAAAAAATAGATCACCTGACAAATGAAACTGGTCCTAGAGATACCAATAGCCCTGCTAGGATGCCTATTGATAGAGTATTCACCATTACAGGATTTGGAACTGTGGTCACTGGGACATTGGGGCAGGGGAAAATCACAGTAGAAGATACCATGGAGATTTTACCAGCAAAGCAAAAAGTTCGAATCAGAAATATTCAGGTCCATGGAAAGTCTGTTAAGACTGCCTATGCTGGGCAAAGAGTCGCAATCAATTTAGCAAATGTTAAAAAGGAAGAAATTGAAAGAGGGTTTATTTTAGCACAAATAGATAGCTTAGAAGCAACAATGATGATAGATGCAAAGTTTAATATGTTAAAGGATGCACAAAGAATTATTAAAAATAGAGACAGGGTTAGAATTTATCATGGATCAGCAGAAGTATTGGCAAGGGTGAGCTTATTGGGAACAGATGAATTACTCCCAGGTGAAAGCAGCTTTGTCCAATTTAGACTTGAGGAATTGACTGCTATTAAAAAGGATGATCCACTTGTCATACGTTTATACTCACCTATGGAGACCCTGGGGGGAGCAATTGTCATTGATGGCAATCCTCAAAAACACAAAAGATTCGATCAAAAAGTAATTGAAGATTTGGCCTTACGTGAGAAAGGGACCCTTAAAGAGGTGATTGAGAAGCAAGTGGAACGATATAGCAATGAATACCCAGATATTTCATTTATTTCCAAAACAATGGGATTGCAATTAACAGAAGTTAAGGAGCAAATTCAATTACTAGAACAAGAAGACAAGGTGGTTTTTCTGGGTTCGGGACATGTTTTACACCAAAAATATTTTGGGGATTTAAAAGAGAAGTCATTGACGTTACTAAGCTCTTACCATGAGGGGAATCCTTTAAGAAAAGGTATGTTAAAGGAAGAATTAATCAGCAGGCTTTTTACCACTAAGTTTAATAAAGTTGCTGATTCTTTTTTACAGAAACTCTTTGAAGCAGGGGAAATAAAAATCTACCAAAAATATGTGGCCATGAGTACCTTTCAAGTCAAGTTTAATGAACAGCATCAAAAAATAAGAGCTTTATTAGAGAAGGCTTACGGAGAGCAATTTTATAATCCCCCAAGGTTAGAGGATGTAACGAAACAATTACCATTCGACAATGAAATAATAAACCAAGTAATCGAGGCGATCATGGATGAGGTGTTGATTAAAATTAGTTCAGACATCACACTTCATATGGATGCCTATAAAGAAGCAAAAAATAAGTTGTCAGATCACATTGAGAAAAACGGAAAAATAACATTGTCGGAGTTTCGTGATCTTCTAGATACAAGTAGAAAGTTTGCGGTTGCAATTTTAGAGCATTTCGACAACCACAAGATTACAAAGCGACTAGGGGATACACGAGTCTTAATGTAA
- a CDS encoding response regulator transcription factor — MVYKLLVVDDEPLLVKGLRYSLEQDGYEILSASDGEEALDKFNKGSFDLIILDLMLPKIDGLEVCQTIRQTSQTPIIMLTAKGEDMTKILGLEYGADDYMTKPFNILELKARIKAVLRRAQSKEGNVGERVIHIDDFKINTMGRKVSIHGEEVNLTAKEFDLLLLLASNHGKVYSREALLEIIWGYEYFGDLRTVDVHVRRLREKVESNSSQPKYILTKWGVGYYFRTK; from the coding sequence ATGGTATACAAATTGCTAGTTGTTGACGATGAACCGTTATTAGTGAAAGGATTGAGATATAGTCTTGAACAAGATGGGTACGAAATATTATCTGCCTCTGATGGCGAAGAGGCCTTAGATAAATTTAATAAAGGGTCCTTCGATTTAATCATTTTAGATTTAATGCTACCTAAAATCGACGGATTGGAGGTGTGTCAAACAATTAGACAAACCTCACAAACGCCGATTATTATGCTGACGGCTAAGGGTGAAGACATGACTAAAATACTAGGGCTAGAGTATGGCGCTGATGATTACATGACAAAACCCTTTAATATTTTAGAACTAAAAGCAAGAATAAAAGCAGTTCTAAGGAGAGCACAAAGCAAAGAAGGAAATGTGGGAGAACGTGTGATTCATATTGATGACTTTAAAATCAATACAATGGGCAGAAAAGTAAGCATACATGGGGAAGAAGTCAATTTGACCGCCAAGGAGTTTGATCTATTACTACTCTTAGCATCAAATCATGGTAAGGTCTATAGTAGGGAGGCGCTATTGGAAATCATATGGGGATATGAATATTTTGGAGACCTGAGAACAGTAGATGTACATGTGAGAAGATTAAGAGAAAAGGTAGAATCAAACTCTAGCCAACCAAAGTATATCTTAACTAAATGGGGGGTAGGCTATTATTTTAGAACCAAATAA
- a CDS encoding GerMN domain-containing protein: protein MVKNGLLFLLVLTISTMLWGCGPIQEMDEIEISPFPERKIELTTLYFKVKGARSLERETRVIERTFESAEEMIVKELINGPTEEHLLETLPRETKVQGVIIIGSTAYVNLSQEFIWEFDEKIHDESITIYSIVNTLTELNKIDDVQILVDGETLNQYQQYVSLKQIFDRNEKVMREELPYPHEVLKRYFQVIDEQDYRRAYDELYIPLSQNIDYLNFYRYMLINKGHIEKHKITKYSTQYMENEIVLKVDYDEENFNGEIIEHIGEPFHFRNHLGEWKIVIDDIE, encoded by the coding sequence ATGGTGAAAAATGGATTGTTGTTTTTATTAGTTTTGACAATAAGCACAATGCTATGGGGATGTGGGCCAATCCAAGAAATGGATGAGATTGAAATTAGCCCTTTTCCTGAAAGAAAGATTGAATTGACAACACTTTATTTTAAAGTTAAGGGAGCAAGATCATTAGAAAGGGAGACAAGAGTAATTGAGAGGACTTTTGAATCCGCTGAAGAGATGATTGTAAAAGAGCTCATTAATGGACCTACAGAAGAACATTTACTTGAAACCCTTCCAAGGGAAACAAAGGTCCAGGGTGTCATAATCATTGGTTCAACAGCATATGTTAATCTTTCTCAGGAATTCATCTGGGAATTTGATGAAAAAATACATGATGAGTCTATTACAATTTACTCGATTGTAAACACACTAACGGAACTCAATAAAATAGATGACGTACAGATTTTAGTAGATGGAGAAACACTAAATCAATACCAACAGTATGTCTCTTTAAAGCAAATATTTGACCGAAATGAAAAGGTGATGAGAGAGGAATTGCCTTACCCCCACGAAGTACTTAAACGCTATTTTCAGGTAATTGATGAACAGGATTATAGAAGAGCTTACGATGAATTATACATTCCCCTTAGTCAAAACATTGACTATTTAAACTTCTATCGATATATGTTGATAAATAAAGGACATATTGAAAAACATAAAATAACTAAGTACAGCACACAATATATGGAAAATGAAATCGTGCTAAAAGTAGATTATGATGAGGAGAATTTTAATGGTGAAATAATTGAACATATTGGAGAACCCTTTCACTTTAGAAATCACTTGGGAGAGTGGAAAATTGTAATAGATGATATTGAATAA
- the selA gene encoding L-seryl-tRNA(Sec) selenium transferase produces the protein MNKGRILSQLPSVDELIKNLEHDKLEKMIPRSVVVEQTRITVDTYRKAILTMDEGSLRDYQIDITSMHDEIKQACESFCSMNLREVINGTGVILHTNLGRSLLSEEIKGQIWEVASGYSTLEIDVTTGKRGSRYNHVVDVLKHLTGAEDALVVNNNAAAVMLVLGTIAKGKEVIVSRGELVEIGGSFRVPDVMEQSGGKLREVGTTNKTHLWDYEGAISDETAALLKVHTSNYRIMGFTESVGLEEIVELGNRYHIPTIEDIGSGVLIDLQKYGLAHEPTVQESVKAGVDIVTFSGDKLLGGPQAGIIVGKRKWIEKMKKNPLTRAIRVDKLTMAALEATLKLYLDEDTAIKHIPTLKMLTENLDTISERASDLFRKLQALDEHLLVRIEEDFSQVGGGSMPLEKLPTKVITLEHTILSAAQMETKLRNFKRPIFTRIRDEKVMMDLRTIREKDFVFIVEALKTVAK, from the coding sequence ATGAATAAAGGAAGAATATTAAGTCAACTGCCCTCGGTGGATGAACTTATAAAGAACCTTGAACATGATAAGCTTGAAAAAATGATACCAAGAAGTGTCGTTGTAGAACAAACGAGAATAACAGTTGATACCTATAGAAAAGCCATCTTAACAATGGATGAAGGCTCACTGAGAGATTATCAAATTGATATCACCTCGATGCATGATGAAATTAAGCAAGCCTGTGAGTCCTTTTGCTCTATGAACTTACGAGAAGTGATTAATGGAACAGGGGTCATTTTACATACTAATTTAGGAAGGTCATTGCTTAGTGAAGAAATAAAAGGACAGATATGGGAAGTTGCTTCCGGGTACTCTACATTAGAGATCGATGTCACCACGGGGAAAAGGGGAAGTCGATACAACCACGTAGTTGACGTTTTAAAACACTTGACTGGAGCAGAGGATGCGTTGGTTGTCAATAATAATGCCGCAGCGGTCATGCTTGTGTTAGGGACAATTGCTAAGGGCAAAGAGGTGATTGTGTCTAGGGGAGAGCTAGTGGAAATCGGAGGCTCCTTTCGTGTGCCTGATGTAATGGAACAAAGTGGAGGCAAGCTAAGAGAGGTTGGAACCACAAACAAAACACATTTGTGGGATTATGAAGGGGCGATTTCAGACGAAACTGCCGCTTTACTAAAAGTACATACAAGTAATTATCGGATTATGGGATTTACTGAATCCGTAGGCCTAGAAGAGATAGTCGAGCTTGGCAACCGATATCATATTCCAACCATAGAAGATATTGGTAGTGGCGTTTTAATTGATTTACAAAAATATGGTTTAGCACATGAACCAACAGTTCAGGAAAGTGTGAAAGCCGGTGTTGACATTGTTACTTTTAGTGGGGACAAGCTATTAGGAGGACCACAAGCTGGCATCATTGTTGGAAAGCGCAAGTGGATTGAAAAAATGAAAAAGAACCCTCTAACCCGAGCTATTAGAGTAGACAAATTAACCATGGCGGCTTTGGAAGCCACATTAAAACTCTATTTAGATGAAGACACAGCGATTAAACATATTCCAACACTAAAAATGCTAACGGAAAACCTAGACACAATTTCTGAGCGCGCATCGGACTTGTTTAGAAAGTTACAAGCTTTAGATGAGCACCTGCTAGTGAGAATTGAAGAGGATTTTTCTCAAGTGGGAGGCGGCTCTATGCCTCTTGAAAAATTACCAACAAAAGTAATTACCCTTGAGCATACAATTCTATCTGCGGCTCAAATGGAGACTAAACTGAGAAACTTTAAAAGACCGATTTTCACTAGGATTCGAGATGAAAAAGTAATGATGGATTTAAGAACCATAAGAGAGAAGGATTTTGTATTTATTGTAGAGGCATTAAAGACAGTTGCAAAGTAA
- a CDS encoding FMN-binding protein: MQVDTVSGSTVSSKVILKAVEEALVAN; the protein is encoded by the coding sequence ATGCAGGTTGATACAGTATCAGGATCAACTGTTAGCAGCAAAGTAATATTAAAAGCAGTTGAGGAAGCCTTAGTTGCCAATTGA
- a CDS encoding helix-hairpin-helix domain-containing protein, with translation MNLSKQQRFIVFAVVASIVLLVGTFNHLRDRREKYILSGDNQKANVDFLQEDNLEIVLNQPEKIIVHIEGEVYAPGIYELGESSRIFDAVEAAGGLTPNADRRRLNLARRLNDEEFIYVVSHDETEPVDANWGQEALVAGNQSQNALININYADTEDLKKLNGIGDSLAKRIIEYRELNGYYQQIEDIQNVSGIGEKKFQDIKDEITTR, from the coding sequence GTGAACCTTTCAAAGCAACAACGCTTTATTGTTTTTGCAGTAGTTGCATCAATTGTGTTATTGGTAGGTACATTCAATCACTTGAGGGATAGACGGGAAAAATACATTTTAAGTGGAGACAATCAGAAGGCAAATGTTGATTTTCTTCAGGAGGATAATCTGGAGATTGTTTTAAACCAACCAGAAAAAATCATTGTACATATAGAAGGAGAAGTTTATGCACCTGGAATATATGAATTAGGAGAAAGTAGCAGAATTTTTGATGCAGTAGAAGCAGCAGGTGGATTGACCCCTAATGCAGATCGTAGGAGGTTAAATCTTGCCAGACGATTGAATGATGAGGAATTTATTTATGTTGTCAGTCATGATGAAACAGAGCCCGTAGATGCTAACTGGGGACAGGAAGCATTAGTGGCAGGCAATCAAAGTCAAAATGCACTTATCAACATCAATTATGCCGACACAGAAGACTTAAAAAAGCTAAATGGTATAGGGGATAGCTTAGCCAAAAGGATTATTGAATACAGAGAGCTCAATGGATATTATCAGCAAATTGAAGATATACAAAATGTGAGTGGTATTGGCGAAAAGAAGTTTCAGGATATAAAAGATGAGATTACCACTAGATAG
- a CDS encoding alanine/glycine:cation symporter family protein: MYGFISAIENINGFINSLVWGPYMLILLVGTGVWFSFKTNFLQVREFGFTMKETLMKIFDKPEASEEGDITPFQALSTALAATIGTGNIAGVATAIAIGGPGAIFWMWISAFFGMMTKFAEVVLAIEYREKNAEGSWVGGPMYYIEKGLGWRWLAIIFSIFGAVAAFGIGNMVQSNSVAAALDATFNIPPLLTGLALAGGAALVILGGLKRIASVTEKVVPIMAVFYIIGASVIIILNAAAIPAAFGEIFSYAFTPRAGVGGFAGATVMMAMRFGVARGVFSNEAGLGSAPIAHAAAKTDHPVRQGLWGIFEVFADTIVICTLTALTIITTGAWKLVDVAGDQLTGAALTTAAFNHGLPGPGGIIVAIGILFFAFSTILSWAYYGEKCAEHLFGSGINKFYRILWLPLIVVGAIGGLELIWDVADTLNGLMAIPNLIGLLGLSGIVLKLTKEFFTTKRHV, from the coding sequence GTGTACGGTTTTATAAGTGCTATTGAAAATATTAATGGTTTCATAAACAGCCTTGTTTGGGGACCTTATATGCTAATTCTGTTAGTTGGAACTGGTGTTTGGTTTTCTTTTAAGACAAACTTTTTACAGGTTAGAGAATTTGGATTTACTATGAAAGAAACCTTAATGAAAATTTTTGACAAACCAGAAGCTTCAGAAGAGGGAGATATTACACCTTTTCAAGCCCTCTCTACTGCTTTAGCCGCAACAATCGGTACTGGTAACATTGCCGGTGTTGCTACAGCAATTGCAATTGGAGGTCCAGGTGCAATTTTCTGGATGTGGATTTCTGCTTTCTTTGGTATGATGACCAAATTTGCAGAAGTTGTTTTGGCAATTGAATATCGTGAAAAGAATGCAGAAGGTAGCTGGGTTGGAGGTCCTATGTACTATATTGAAAAGGGACTGGGCTGGAGATGGCTTGCGATTATATTCTCGATATTTGGGGCAGTAGCTGCCTTTGGTATCGGAAACATGGTTCAGTCTAACTCTGTGGCAGCTGCATTAGATGCAACTTTCAACATTCCGCCGCTTCTAACTGGATTAGCTTTAGCTGGTGGTGCTGCTTTAGTTATCCTAGGAGGACTTAAGCGAATTGCCTCTGTTACAGAAAAAGTTGTTCCGATCATGGCAGTATTCTATATTATTGGTGCTTCAGTCATTATCATCCTAAATGCCGCTGCGATTCCTGCAGCATTTGGCGAAATCTTCAGTTATGCCTTCACACCTAGAGCTGGTGTAGGTGGGTTTGCTGGCGCAACTGTTATGATGGCTATGCGATTTGGTGTTGCCCGTGGGGTATTCTCCAATGAGGCTGGTTTAGGTAGTGCGCCAATCGCTCATGCTGCTGCAAAAACAGACCACCCTGTACGACAAGGACTATGGGGTATTTTCGAAGTATTTGCTGATACAATTGTTATTTGTACATTAACAGCTCTTACTATTATCACAACAGGTGCTTGGAAACTTGTAGATGTAGCTGGAGATCAGTTGACTGGTGCCGCATTAACCACTGCTGCCTTTAATCATGGTTTACCAGGTCCTGGTGGAATTATCGTAGCAATCGGTATCCTATTCTTCGCATTCTCTACAATATTAAGTTGGGCCTACTATGGTGAAAAATGTGCTGAGCATTTATTTGGTTCTGGAATCAATAAATTCTACCGTATTCTATGGCTTCCATTAATTGTTGTTGGTGCCATCGGTGGATTAGAATTAATCTGGGACGTTGCGGATACATTAAACGGATTAATGGCTATACCAAACTTAATTGGTCTATTAGGATTAAGTGGTATTGTTCTTAAGTTGACTAAGGAATTCTTTACAACTAAAAGACACGTTTAA